A segment of the Candidatus Bathyarchaeia archaeon genome:
TCGCTCGATTCCATCGCGAACACCTCCACATCCCCACCTTCACAAGCCGGGCATTTCGAGAAGATCCCTAAGAAGGACTTGGCGCATGCCCCGCAATAGGTCAGGGACCTCCCGAAGGCGAAGAACCTCAGATCGAATCCGGAGGCGCTTTCAACGAAGCCGCAGAGTCCCTTTGTCCCCTTCTCCCCAGGATCCAAGCATATTTGAAGGAAATGCCCCCCGGGTAAGGCCTTCTGGAACATCGCCTCCGATTCTGCCCTTTCCTTGAGCGAAATCTTCAGGGTCAGGGGCATTGTGGGGACGTCGGTGTACCTTGGATGTTTTTTTGGCCCCTCGACGCTTATAGTCGAAACCCCGTAGGAGCCTAGGTCTAGCCTTGCGAGCCTCGAGCTCCCATCGGGGCACCCCCTCTGGGCGATCGAGATCCTCAGCTCCAGCTCCTCAGAATGGCTCTTGGATAGGCCCTTTAAGTGCTCCAGAACCTTAAGCGCGAACTTCATGGAGCCCTTATCCCTTGGGATCGCGGAGCCCGTATGGGCCTTGACAGCTTCGTAGAGCCCAATGAGGCCCACAAGATGGACTCCCCCCTCCATGACGAAGTTACGCATCTTGCTGGCCAATAACGGGAAGAACCCCTCCTTACGCCTTCTCCCAATACCATCGCTCTTTATCCTGAGGGCCTCCACGCACTCCCCGAACCTATCCGAGAGCAGATCCATGAACCTCTCATCATTACCCCTTGCCTCATAGGCGATCCTCGGTAGATTTATGAAGGCCGATCCGATGATCCCAGACTTGAGGCAATCTACTTCCCAATTCCCACTCCAATCATCGGATAGCCTCGACCCCGAGGGCGCTCTTGAGATGCGCTCCTCCTCCGAGGATAGTGAGAAATACAGCAATCCATATCTATTGGCCAAATCCAAGGCCTTGGCCAATAATTCCTTCAAACGCGGGCTCTTGAGATCGGATGGCCTGAGGCCTATGACAAAACGCGGACTGAAGGCCGGCCTATGCTGGGAGGATTTCGCGAGGCTCGCCAAGATATGCTCGAATATCCTATGGGCCTCCCCCCTATAATCTGAGTATCGACCGGATATCCGCCCCCCGGGTCCTATAGCATCGACATCCGCTAAAAATGAGGGGATGGAGAGATCTAACCCAAAGGAGATCTTGCCCCTTGGGTTGTATGAGAGCAGATCCCACCTAAGGCCGTTCAGAAAGAAGTAAATCGCCTCCTCTAGATCCCCATCCGAGACCCCTTCGGCGAAGGGGGCCATGAAGATGTTAAACATTGGGAAGAAAGCTTCCTTTGAAACCTCCTCGGAGGATGCCCTCGCCAACGCAGCGATCGTTTGGAGCGCTGAGCCGAAATCCTTGGGGGGCTTAGTGAACGGCAACCCAAGCCTGAGAAAGGTCCTCAAATCCCCCGCAAACTCCTCCGGCCTCAGGATCCAATCCCCGAGGCAATCGAGGTGTATGTTCCCAGAGAGGTGGGAATCAGCGACCGATCTCGGAAGAGCGCTCAGAAGCGTATATTCCTCCATGACGCGATTTCCCGCTCTTTCCTTAATAGTCCCCACGCTTTGGGAGGAGCTCGGCCCTATCATGAGGCGGGTGACGTCGAAGACGGGCATCCCGAGCCTAGTCAGTTTATGCCTATACTCCTCCAGTCCCTTCTCTATGAGTATGGCATTGATGAACTCCCTTATTAGGGGAGCCGTCAAATAGGTCGTCTTGGAGCTCAGGAGGCGCTCCTCGGCCTCCTCAGCGATGTCCCGTGCCACTTTCAGCGGCATATTGGCCTCCTCGACAAGGGCCTTGACGATCTTATCCCTCTCAAACTCCTCGATAGCCAGATCCGAGGTCCTGACGAAGAGCCTTCCGCTCTTGGCTAGGAGATATCCGCTCACATCTCTCGCGAACTCTACGACCATCCTCCCGAGCTCCGTGACCTCATACTTCTTCGACTCCTTATCCAACCGGAGCAATCCAGCGTTAGTCAAGCTCTTCAAATGGTAGACGAATTTCCCCGCATCCCTCATTGGATTAAACTTAAGCGAGAACATTATCTCCGAGTAGGGCATTGGGCCTTTGCTGGATAACAATTTGAGTATTTGAAGTCTTACCGGGGACGCCGCCGCCTCGAGCACTTGGGAATCCTGCCCTATCGCCAAGAGGGCCACCGGGATGAGCTCCACTCTAATTTTTTAGAGTGGAGGATGTTTATAAAGGGCTATCCCCAAACTATTTTTAACTCCCAAAAGCGGGAGCCAAGGTCGGGGTCAAGTCAGTGGGGCGATGGTCCAGCTTGGTCTACGATTCCGGTCTCGGGACCCGCGCAGGGCGCGAGAGCCGGAGGTCGTGGGTTCAAAATGATCGAAAAGATCATGAAATTCCCACTCGCCCCACCACAACCCCCGGCTCAACATCTCTTTTAAGCCCAAGCCAACCGAGCGGAATCGTTTTTAATGGGCGAGCGACATCCTAGCCTGAGAATGGGGATGAAGCCAAGGGAGTATTATGAAAGGGTTTTCGAGCTGCTCGGGGAACACCATAAATGGTTCTCCCAGAGCATACCCCTGATCGCTTCGGAGAACGTTCCCTCGCCAGCAGTCCGCGAGGCTCTAATGAGCGACTTCGGCAATCGATACGCCGAAAGGGTCCTATGATGGGCCCCGGTTGGGTTGGCCAGGGGAGCGCGTTTACGCGGGCTGCGCCTACATAGACCAAGTGGAGCTCCTCTGCATTGAACTGGCGAAGGAGCTATTCAAAGCGGAGTTCGCCGATGTCCGGCCCATATCGGGCGTATGCGCTAATTTGGTGGTATACACGGCCTTCACGGAGCCCGGGGATACGATGATGGCGCTATCGATACCGAGCGGCGGCCACATAAGCATGGGCAGGAAGAAGATAGGCGGGACAGCGGGATCCGTCCGGGGATTAGAGGTTGAATACTTCCCGTTCGATGTGGAGGAGATGAACATCGATGTAGATGCCACGGCCAAATTCCTAAAGGAATCATCGGATCGCGGCAAGGCTCCCAAATTGGCGATGTTTGGTGGCTCGGTACTTCCATTCCCACATCCGGTCTCCGAGCTCCAAGGCCTCCTCCACGATTGCGGCGCAATCGTATGCTACGACGCCGCCCATGTCGCCGGCCTGATAGCGGGGGGCCAATTCCAAGACCCGATGAGGGAGGGGGCGGATGTGATGACAGCTAGCACCCATAAGACAATACCGGGGCCTCAAGGGGGGATTGTGCTATCTTGGGAAAGGTTCTCGGATAGGATCAAGAGGGCGGTATTTCCGGGGAACGTCAGCAATCATCACCTCCACCATGTGGCCGGCAAGGCGATAGTCTTCGCCGAGATGCTGGAGTTCGGGAAGGCATATGCTGAGCAAATAGTCAGGAACTCCAAGGCCTTGGGCCAAGCGCTTTACGAAAGGGGATTCAAGGTCCTTGGGGAGAAGAAGGGGTTCACAGAGTCCCACGTCCTAATAGTGGACATCTCCGAGTATGGGGATGGGAAGACCATAGAAAAGGAGCTGGAAAGGGCGAACATAATCCTGAACAGGAACCTATTGCCCTACGATATAAAGCTGGGGCGCCATTTCGAGGCCCCAGGTGGGATCAGGCTCGGGACCTCGGAGTGCACGAGGTTGGGGATGAGGGAGCGGGAGATGGTGGAGATAGCGGATTTTATCGCGAGGATCGTCATCAAGAAGGAGACTCCCGAGAAGGTTAGGGGGGATGTTATCGAATTTCGCAAGGACTTCCAGAAAGTCCACTTTGCCTTCGAGAGCTTAAGGGAGGCCTATGAATATATAAGGATTAGATGAAATCCCTCCCCCCTTTTATTGGACTCGTGAAATCCTCCAGAGTTGGGCAAAAAGCCTTTAACGCACGCCCTTAGAACCAAAATTGGGGATCCTCCATGAGCAAGAAGAGGGAGGAATCGGCTCGAATGCCGGCGACGAGCGCCGGGCTGCTGAGGTTCTTCGAGGATGAAAGCCTAGGAATAAAGATAAGGCCAGAGATGGTTCTGATAATTGCGGGGGCCCTCATAGCCCTGAGCTTGATATCCGTCCTAATGCCTTAGTAAAATCCCCCTGCCTTGGGGCCAGTTCGCATGAGGGGATGGCATACCCTTTTAAAATGGCGAGCCTAAAAGGGAGCTAGGGGAATTTCGGGATGGTCGAGAACATCGTGAAGGTCGGCAAGAAGCCAACGATGAACTATGTGGTGGCCTGCGTCACCATACTCAACTCGGGAGCGAAGGAATTGACCGTGAGGGCTAGGGGGCAAGCGATATCGAAGGCGGTCGATGCCGTCGAGACCCTGAGGAGGGCATTCATAAAGGACATAAAAATAGAATCCGTCAAAATAGGGTCCGAGGAGATAACGTTCCCGGATGGGACCAAGTCTAATACATCGGTTATAGAGATCCTGATCAAAAAGTGAAACGGGGATTTATGGCTCCCAGTAGGCCCTCATCCCTGCACTTCTTCTATTGCGCCTAAGTATCGCATCGTTTATATCCAACGCCCTCCAACCCACCAGCCCTAGAGGGGCTGCAACAGGGTGCCAAAGTTGGCGAATTCAAAGGTGCTGGCGGAGGGGAAGCCCGGCTCGAAGCAACTCCTGCTCGGGAATGAGGCCATCGCTAGGGGACTCATCGAGGGAGGCGTCAGCGTCGCTACGACCTATCCCGGGACCCCCGCATCCGAGATTGTGGATAGCTTGGCGGCCATCGCCGAAGAGGTTGGCATCTATGTAGAGTATTCCACGAACGAGAAGGTGGCATTGGAGGTCGCCGCAGGGGCTTCACTATCCGGGCTCAGGTCATCGACCTCGATGAAAATGGTCGGTCTAAACGTGGCCGCGGATGCCCTCATGACCTTGGGGTATTTGGGAGTAAGGGGCGGTATGGTGATCATAACCGCGGACGATCCCAATTGCCATAGCTCGCAGAACGAGCAGGACAACCGATACTACGCGCTGATGGCCAATATTCCATGCTTAGAGCCCTCGGATCCCCAAGAGGCTAAGGATATGGTGCTGGATGCCTACCGGATTTCGGAGGAGTTGGAGCTGCCGATATTGTACAGATCGGTTACGAGGCTGAGCCATAGCAGGAGGCCGGTGGTCTTTGGGGAGGTTGGGAGGCCCAGAAAGGCGGAGTTCAAGAAGGATTACGAGAGGTTCGTCATGGTCCCCTCGAATGCTAGGGTAAGGCACGTGGCCCTATTGGAGAAGATGGAGTCGGCTAAGAGGATCTCGGACACTTCCTCTTATAACAAGAGGCTTGGGGATGGGGAATTCGGAATAATCACCTCCGGGAATGCCTTCAATTACGTCATGGACGCTATCGGAGCCATCGGGGCTGATGCCTCAGTCCTTAAAATTGGGATGATACATCCCCTGCCCGAGAGGAGAGTTTTGGAGTTCTTAGCCGATTACGAAACCGTTTTGGTGATCGAGGAATTGGAGCCCTTCTTGGAGATGGGCATCAGGGCTTTGGCTAACAAACACTCCCTAGGGACCAAGATCCTCGGAAAGGAGGAGCTCCGCCTTCCTAGGCATGGGGAGCTCTCCATCAAGCAAGTGGCCTTAGCAATCTCCAAGGCCCTCGGGAGAGATCCGGGGGTTAAGTTCGAGAACCCTGAGATCTCGAAGCTCATTTTGGAAATCCCCGCTAGGCCGCCGATCCTATGCCCGGGATGCCCCCATAGGGCCTCATTCTATGCCATAAAGGCATCGGGCATAGGCGATGCGATTTTCATCACCGATATAGGCTGCTATGCCTTGGGCTCCTTGCCTCCGCTATCCGTGGGCGATGTGCTCCTTTGCATGGGCGCGAGCGCTGGGCTATCGGCGGGGGTAAGCAAGGCCACAGGGAAGCCCGTGGTTGGAATCGTTGGTGACTCGACCTTCTTCCACGCCTCAATCCCGGCCCTCATAAACGCCGTCTATAATCACCATAGGTTCGTCTACGTCGTGCTGGATAACATGACGACGGCAATGACCAACTTCCAACCCCATCCCGGCTCTGGCCTCGATTCGCTTGGCAGGCCATCGAAGAGGATCCTGATAGAGGATGTGGCGAGGGGTTGCGGGGTGGAGCTCGTCAGGGTGATCGATCCCTTCGACCTGAAATCTGCAGTTGGGGCCCTTAAGGAGGCGCTGGCGTTCAAGGGCCCCTCAGTCGTAATCTTCAGGAGGGAATGTGCCATCCTAGAGGCCAAGAGGGCTGGGGGGAGGCCTTCATACGTTATTGATGAGGCCAAATGCACCCGTTGCCTCTTATGCATCAATCGCTTCGGATGCCCTGCGATAATGCTCGAGAAGGGGCCCTCCATTGATCCCTCCCTTTGCAACGGTTGCGGCTTTTGCGCCAAAGTATGCCCTCAGGGGGCCATTGGGGTGCTGGGCGATGAGGACTAGGAACGTAGTCATAGCGGGGGTTGGAGGCCAAGGCGTGATCCTATTTGCCACGGCGTTGGCGAAAGCCGCCTTGGCGATCGATCTCGACGCCTCGATTAGCGAGATCCACGGAATGGCCCAAAGGGGAGGCTCCGTCATTTCCCAAGTCAGGATCGGTGGAAGGATATATTCCCCCACCATACCAGAGGGCGGGGCCGACGTCATCGTCGGCTTGGAGCCCCTCGAGGCCCTTAGGGCCCTGCCTTTCTCGAACGAGCGGACGCAGGTTATTTTGAATACCAAAGCCATAGTCCCAACGACGGCCTTTCTAAAAGGCCAAAAGTACCCGGAGTTGGGGGAGATAATCAAAACCATGGAGAGGTTCTGCGCTCGCATCTTGGCGATCGATGCCTTTACCTTGGCGAGGCGCTGCGGCTCCACGAAGGCTCAGAACATGGTGGTTTTGGGGGCCTTGGCCGGCCTCGGGGCCCTTCCGATTCCCCCCGAGGCTTTCGAAAAGGGGATCGCGACATCTGTCCCGAAGAGTTCTTTGGAGCTGAACTTGGAGGCCTTCAGGATGGGGATGGAATTCACATCGAGCTCAAAAGGTTTAGATATCACCCGTTAACTAAATTTGGCGTGCCTTCGCGAAATGGCTAAATGCTTGAAATGCGGCGCTAGGGCTGAGCTCCCCTTCATTTGCTCCTATTGCGGCGGATATTTTTGTATTGAGCATAGGCTCCCCGAGTCACACGAATGCTCCGGCTTGACCAAGGCTCGCGCGCCGCGTCAGGAGAGGCCGATCGTCCGCCCAAGGGCCCGACGTTTGTTCCAAGGCTTCGGGGCGACGGAGCTCAAGCACCTCTTGGTAGCTTGGGCCGTCATAGGGTTCTGCTTCTCGGCGAGGGCGCTCTGGGACCTGAAGGCGTTCCCGATATTCTTCGCGGTATCGCTGTCGACAGTCGGGGCCGGATTCTTGGCGCATGAGCTTTCCCATAAATTCGTGGCGCAAAGGTTTGGGTGCTGGGCCGAATTTAGGCTATGGAGGCTCGGCCTCCTTCTGGCGCTCCTGTTGGCCTTGGTGAGCATGGGGAGGGTGGTGTTCGCCGCCCCAGGAGCGGTTTACATAACGCCCTTGGGCCTGATCGGCCCCCCAATCTTCGCGAAGAGGGAAAGCGCCCTCATATCACTCTCCGGACCATTGGCGAACATATCGATCGCGATCCTATTCCTATCCCTTGGCATTTTGGGCGGCGAGGTAGGGACTCTCCGCTTGATCGGGGAGATGGGATTTCGGGTGAATCTATGGTTAGCAGCGTTTAACCTATTGCCCTTCGGGATCTTCGATGGGAGCAAGATATTCGAGTGGAAGCCATGGCTTTGGGCCTCAATGGCTATCCCCGCTTGGGTTCTAGCGCTTTGCGCCTCCTAAGGCCCCGACCCAAAGATTAGCCGGGTCCTAATCGAGCCGCCAGCAATTCGACCCTTCAATTGAATTCGAACAAGGCGGGCCCTTCACCTCTCCTTGGTTGGCGCTCACGCAACGATAGAATAAAAAGCGCGGCCCCGGAATAGAATCGGAGGTGATTGATGCATGTCCGAGGGGAAGACAGAGATAGGGAGGGTGACCAATTTCTATTCCAAAATAGGCGTGGCCGTGATAGAGCTATTGGCTCCGCTCAACGTCGGCGATAGGATCCTATTCAGGGGCAAGAATACGAACTTTGAACAGATCGCCGAATCGATGCAGATCGAACACAAGCCCGTCCAAAGGGCCGAGGCCGGCCAATCGGTCGGACTCAAGGTCAGGGAGCGCGTGCGCCCCGGCGATGTAGTCTACAAATAAGCCGGGCCCCTCATAGATCCAGCTCCATCCCATCGACGGCTACGATAGTATTTTCGAATATCTCCCTAGCCCTATCTCCCGCCTCATCCCTCTCCTCCATCGTCCTATATTCGGATGCGTTGAAATGAGTCAAGATCAATAGCCTTGCGTTTGCCATCTTGGCGATCTTGGCTGCCGTCTCTGGATTCATATGCGGCCAATCTTCGCTGGTGCGACCCGGCCTCAGGGCGCACTCCGAGATGAATGCGTCCGCATCCTTGGCGAGTTCTAAGATGTTCTCATGAGGGCCCGTGTCCGTACAATACGCTATTGCCCTACCATCCAGCTCGAGCCTATACCCGAGCGATGGATCCTTATGAGGAAGGAGCCTGCAAGAGAAGTGGAATGGGTATTCGTGCCATCCTTCGTCCAGCTCCTCTATGACGACCTCGTACGGGAGCTCCGCTAAGGGCCTCGAGAACGGCTCATTTATGATCAAATTCAAGATCCTCCTCGCACCCCTCTTCCCATATATTCGTAATGGATCCTTGAATTTGAACTCGTCGAGGAGGTGGAGGCCAATGATGTGGTCCAAGTGGAAATGACTCAAGAAGATATGGGTCGGCCCCCTCCCCTCTAGATATCCTTTGGCTTTATAAATGCCATCGCCGGCATCTAGGATCACGCAACATTCCTCGGCATCGAGGAGTATGCACGAGGTATTGCCGGTTTCCGTGGCATATACACCATTTGTCCCCAAGATTGCGATCCTCATCGTCGCCACCGCCTTTGCGACCTCTCGCCCAGATGCGGTGCTAGGATATTAAACGATTTTGAAAGGCCCCATATGTAATGGCTCCGCCAGCCGGAGCCGGAATCTAGGATCCCCAAGGTTTGACCGCCTCTGCGAAGGTCGGAAGTGATTGCTGTTTGGGAGTGGCCCAGATCTTCGCATTCATTAGGAATAGCTGTCGCATCGGGCCCTCCTATGATATCTTAATATCCGATAGCTCGGCATCCGATGGATTGGGGTATTGAATAATTCCTTTAAAGAATGTTAATCTCTCACCGAACTGGAAGAAATTGAGCGTCGAAAGGAGGTAGTCGCGTTGAATAAGAGGGTGATGATCGCGGGGGCATTGGGCGTCGCCTTGGCCATGGCACTTCTCTCAGCCCTCGTGGTTAAGAGGAAGAAATAGCCTCAAATGGCCACAATTCTCCATGGGGGCATCTCCGCCCCTTTTTTCCGAAACAGGGATTAATGAAATTCGATATGAATAAACGGCTCCGCCGCAGGTTTAAGATCTTATCGCCCTCCCTAGGGGCTCAGGGCCCTCCTGATTAGGGCTGGATGGTTATCCTGTTCTTTTCCCGTAATACTACTTCCATTCCCGTTCTTTTGATCAATGAGATGGGAAGAACCCTTCAAAAGGCACCCCTCGAGTCAGAGCATTCATGATGCGGGCGGACCGCCTGTACCGCTAGCTCATTAAGAACGATCCTGCTGTAAAAGATTGGGCTCATCCAATATATTATGGAGATCGCCCCAAATTCTCAATAACTTAAGGATGTGGTACTTCAAAACTCTCTCTTCTTCCTCGGCCATCCGCCCGTATGCCCCCATTCCCTCGGGCCTCAATTCCTCGAGGTTCACCCAGATCTCCGCCAAAGCCGCATGAACCCTACTTTTGAGGGATTCCTCATCTGCTTCCAGTTCAAATTCCTCCTTGATCCGCCTAATCTCATCGAGCATCGGCTCAATCGTGTCCAGAATCCTAGTCCTGGTCCTTGGACTTATGTCACTTCGAATGGAGTATAGGACGAGGTTCGAACGATGGAGCCTTAGGGCATCCTCCATTTGATGGAGGCACCTCTCCACCGCGATAAGTCCGCTTTTTAAGGCCCTCCTGTGGTTTTCATTCATCGCGCTTCAGCCCTCCCCAAAGGGGATCATATAAAAACCGTTCCTCGCCCCTTGGAACACTAGCCTACTGATCCCTTCACTTTGAAAACTCGGCGGCATGGCCTCCCAAGGCCCTAGGTGGGATCAATTGACTGAGCTCAATCGAGACCGGGGCGGGAGCCCTTGAAGTCGCCGGGGTTCTTTTTCCCCGGGATCTCGTAGAGGACTCCCTCCTCCGAGAGGACCAACACGTTGCCGCACCTCAGGCATCTATAATATTTATTCGTCCCCCTCTCGCCCTTCTGCTCGCCCAACAGCTCCGTTTCGCCATGGGGGCACTCCATTCCCATACCTTTGGGATGGTTGCTCGATAATTTTAGTTTTCCCCATCCTAGGGCTGGGAAGCGCATAGACGTTCTGGGGATTCGAAAATCAAGGCCCCCTCAGCATAATCGGCGTGAAGGGCATCAAAGAAAGGATGTAGGGCATCCGCCAAATCCATCCTTCTTGATGCGTCTTAAATTCGATACCGGAGATGCGGCGACTGGCTTTTATGGATCCTGGACCCATTTTAAGGTGCCAATGCCAAAGCCTTCGGAGTGGGTTCGAGGGCCACCCTCTATTACGATGGAGGGCCCTTCCGCGAGCCTACACTTTCCTAACCATAATTACGCTCCCGTTTAAGTGCGGGGGGTGGGATTCGAACCCACGAAGGCCTACGCCGCAGGGGCTCTCCGCCCGG
Coding sequences within it:
- the nrdD gene encoding anaerobic ribonucleoside-triphosphate reductase, which codes for MELIPVALLAIGQDSQVLEAAASPVRLQILKLLSSKGPMPYSEIMFSLKFNPMRDAGKFVYHLKSLTNAGLLRLDKESKKYEVTELGRMVVEFARDVSGYLLAKSGRLFVRTSDLAIEEFERDKIVKALVEEANMPLKVARDIAEEAEERLLSSKTTYLTAPLIREFINAILIEKGLEEYRHKLTRLGMPVFDVTRLMIGPSSSQSVGTIKERAGNRVMEEYTLLSALPRSVADSHLSGNIHLDCLGDWILRPEEFAGDLRTFLRLGLPFTKPPKDFGSALQTIAALARASSEEVSKEAFFPMFNIFMAPFAEGVSDGDLEEAIYFFLNGLRWDLLSYNPRGKISFGLDLSIPSFLADVDAIGPGGRISGRYSDYRGEAHRIFEHILASLAKSSQHRPAFSPRFVIGLRPSDLKSPRLKELLAKALDLANRYGLLYFSLSSEEERISRAPSGSRLSDDWSGNWEVDCLKSGIIGSAFINLPRIAYEARGNDERFMDLLSDRFGECVEALRIKSDGIGRRRKEGFFPLLASKMRNFVMEGGVHLVGLIGLYEAVKAHTGSAIPRDKGSMKFALKVLEHLKGLSKSHSEELELRISIAQRGCPDGSSRLARLDLGSYGVSTISVEGPKKHPRYTDVPTMPLTLKISLKERAESEAMFQKALPGGHFLQICLDPGEKGTKGLCGFVESASGFDLRFFAFGRSLTYCGACAKSFLGIFSKCPACEGGDVEVFAMESSEYIPLRLWNDATKRELGRRVLYLLSGAGKGGEDLG
- a CDS encoding preprotein translocase subunit Sec61beta; translated protein: MSKKREESARMPATSAGLLRFFEDESLGIKIRPEMVLIIAGALIALSLISVLMP
- the albA gene encoding DNA-binding protein Alba, encoding MVENIVKVGKKPTMNYVVACVTILNSGAKELTVRARGQAISKAVDAVETLRRAFIKDIKIESVKIGSEEITFPDGTKSNTSVIEILIKK
- the iorA gene encoding indolepyruvate ferredoxin oxidoreductase subunit alpha; this encodes MPKLANSKVLAEGKPGSKQLLLGNEAIARGLIEGGVSVATTYPGTPASEIVDSLAAIAEEVGIYVEYSTNEKVALEVAAGASLSGLRSSTSMKMVGLNVAADALMTLGYLGVRGGMVIITADDPNCHSSQNEQDNRYYALMANIPCLEPSDPQEAKDMVLDAYRISEELELPILYRSVTRLSHSRRPVVFGEVGRPRKAEFKKDYERFVMVPSNARVRHVALLEKMESAKRISDTSSYNKRLGDGEFGIITSGNAFNYVMDAIGAIGADASVLKIGMIHPLPERRVLEFLADYETVLVIEELEPFLEMGIRALANKHSLGTKILGKEELRLPRHGELSIKQVALAISKALGRDPGVKFENPEISKLILEIPARPPILCPGCPHRASFYAIKASGIGDAIFITDIGCYALGSLPPLSVGDVLLCMGASAGLSAGVSKATGKPVVGIVGDSTFFHASIPALINAVYNHHRFVYVVLDNMTTAMTNFQPHPGSGLDSLGRPSKRILIEDVARGCGVELVRVIDPFDLKSAVGALKEALAFKGPSVVIFRRECAILEAKRAGGRPSYVIDEAKCTRCLLCINRFGCPAIMLEKGPSIDPSLCNGCGFCAKVCPQGAIGVLGDED
- a CDS encoding indolepyruvate oxidoreductase subunit beta; its protein translation is MRTRNVVIAGVGGQGVILFATALAKAALAIDLDASISEIHGMAQRGGSVISQVRIGGRIYSPTIPEGGADVIVGLEPLEALRALPFSNERTQVILNTKAIVPTTAFLKGQKYPELGEIIKTMERFCARILAIDAFTLARRCGSTKAQNMVVLGALAGLGALPIPPEAFEKGIATSVPKSSLELNLEAFRMGMEFTSSSKGLDITR
- a CDS encoding AN1-type zinc finger domain-containing protein; this translates as MAKCLKCGARAELPFICSYCGGYFCIEHRLPESHECSGLTKARAPRQERPIVRPRARRLFQGFGATELKHLLVAWAVIGFCFSARALWDLKAFPIFFAVSLSTVGAGFLAHELSHKFVAQRFGCWAEFRLWRLGLLLALLLALVSMGRVVFAAPGAVYITPLGLIGPPIFAKRESALISLSGPLANISIAILFLSLGILGGEVGTLRLIGEMGFRVNLWLAAFNLLPFGIFDGSKIFEWKPWLWASMAIPAWVLALCAS
- a CDS encoding translation elongation factor-like protein, whose translation is MSEGKTEIGRVTNFYSKIGVAVIELLAPLNVGDRILFRGKNTNFEQIAESMQIEHKPVQRAEAGQSVGLKVRERVRPGDVVYK
- a CDS encoding MBL fold metallo-hydrolase, whose translation is MRIAILGTNGVYATETGNTSCILLDAEECCVILDAGDGIYKAKGYLEGRGPTHIFLSHFHLDHIIGLHLLDEFKFKDPLRIYGKRGARRILNLIINEPFSRPLAELPYEVVIEELDEGWHEYPFHFSCRLLPHKDPSLGYRLELDGRAIAYCTDTGPHENILELAKDADAFISECALRPGRTSEDWPHMNPETAAKIAKMANARLLILTHFNASEYRTMEERDEAGDRAREIFENTIVAVDGMELDL